GGCTGCTTCTTCCTGCTGCTCGACTTCGACGCGGTCGAGACCGGCGTCCGCACCGGCGCGCCCGAGAAGTTCGCCTGGTTCTGCGCGTTCGGGCTGGTACTGAGCCTGGTGTGGATCTACCTGGAGGTCCTGCGGCTGCTCAGCTACTTCTCCGGGCGCGACTAGCGGCCCACACGCTGATCAGCCCCGCGCCGGACGGCGTGGGGCTGATCTGTGCGGGGTCTCTGCGCCAGGGTCGTGGCGCGCAGCGGCACGACGGCGGGGACACCCGTTGGCGGGAACCCGCAACGTTGTGAAGTTCGATCGGCGCGCCCTCCCGGGGGAGGCGCGTGCTCAGTAGTGGCGGGCGCGGCGCGTGCGCTCGTGCTCGCGGACCAGGGCCGCGGCGTAGCCGTGGGAGAGGTTGTGCTCCTCGGCCAGCCAGGTGCTGCGTTCCTCGCAGCGGGTGAACGAGGGCCCGTTCTCGATCGTGGTGAACCACTCGGGGATGTCACGTCCGGTGACTTGCGGAATGCGGGCTATCAGCTTGCTGTGCGTTTCCGGCGAGTGGTTCAGTGACATCGGCACCTCCAGGTCGCGGGGTTCTTCCTGCCGACTCTGCAACACCTCTCCGCATGTGACAACCCCCTAACGGGGACCTATCCATGACGTTACGTAGATCATCGGTAACGGGGATGATCCCCGGAAACGCGCAGGTGGCCCGCGTGAAGCCGCCCGAGGGCGGTTCCGCGCGGGCCACCGTGCACCGGTCTGGGTTCCGTTTCCCCAGGCAAGGTCGGTCTTACCTCTAGGAGAGACGCTCCAGGACCATGGCCATGCCCTGGCCGCCGCCCACGCACATCGTCTCCAGGCCGAACTGCTTGTCGTGGAAGCGGAGGCCGTTGAGGAGCGTGGAGGTGATGCGGGCGCCGGTCATGCCGAAGGGGTGGCCGACGGCGATCGCGCCGCCGTTGACGTTCAGCTTGTCGTGGTCGATGCCGAGCTCGTCGGCGGACGGCAGCACCTGCGCGGCGAACGCCTCGTTGATCTCGACAAGGTCGATGTCGTCGATCGTCATGCCGGCCTTGGCGAGGGCCCTGCGGGACGCCTCCACCGGGCCGAGGCCCATGATCTCGGGGGACAGGCCGGTGACGCCGGTCGACACGATGCGGGCCAGCGGGGTGATGCCGAGCTCGGCGGCCTTGGTGTCGCTCATGACGACGACCGCGGCGGCGCCGTCGTTCAGCGGGCAGCAGTTGCCGGCGGTGACCGTCCCGTCCGGGCGGAACACCGGCTTGAGCTGCGACACCTTCTCGTAGGTGGTGCCCGGACGGGGGCCGTCGTCCTTCGCCACGACGGAGCCGTCCGGCAGCGTCACCGGGGTGATGTCCTTCTCCCAGAACCCGTTGGCGAGGGCCTTCTCGGCGAGGTTCTGCGAGCGGACGCCGAACTCGTCCTGCGCCTGGCGGGACACGCCGCGCAGGGCCGCCACGTTCTCGGCGGTCTGGCCCATCGCGATGTAGATGTCGGGCAGCGCGCCGTCCTCGCGCGGGTCGTGCCACACGGGGGCGCCGCCCTCGCCGGTCTTCGCGGTGCGGCCCTGGGCGTCGGCGAACAGCGGGTTCTGCGTGTCGGGCAGGCCGTCGCTGCTGCCCTTGGCGAACCGGCTGACGGTCTCGACGCCCGCCGAGACGATGACGTCGGCCTCCCCGGCGCGGATCGCGTGCAGCGCCATCCGCGTCGTCTGGAGCGAGGACGAGCAGTACCGGGTGATGGTGGCGCCGGGCACGTTGTCCCAGCCCAGCAGGACCGACACCACGCGGCCCATGTTGTAGCCCTGCTCGCCGCCGGGCAGGCCGCAGCCGAGCAGCAGGTCGTCGATCTGGCTCGGGTCCAGCTGCGGGACCTTCGCCATCGCGGCGGTGACCATCTGGGCGGTGAGGTCGTCGGGCCGGATGTCCTTGAGCGACCCCTTGAAGGCGCGCCCGATCGGCGAGCGCGCGGTTGCGACGATGACTGCCTCGGGCATGTGCGGGACTCCTTCTCAGCGGCCAACGGTGTTACTCACCGGTCACCAGCAATCTAGCCGCTGGCCCCCCGCGGCGTACACGCCGCCCCCCGGGCCTGGTGGACGCGGTGTCCAATAAGTGCGGGCTTACCTCGGTCACCTGGGCGAGGTCCCGGCGGTCTGGTGACCGCCGCCCCATGTGTCCGGGACGCCGGGCGCCGGAGAGTGGGACCGGCGCCACCGGTCGGGCCACCGCCAGCGCGGGCGAAGCCCCGGCAGGTGCCACGGGCGGCCGGGGCCCGCCACCGGTGACCGGGCGGGCTCCGGCTCCGTGAGGGCCGCGCCGTCCTCGCGGGGAAGGCGTTCGGCCGCGTGGCGCCGGGGCCGGCGCAGCGCGGGGCGGCGCAGCGCGGGGCGGCGCAGCGGGTACCGCAGGGTGGCCCAGCGTCCCCGGGGGCCGCGCTCGAGCCCGGCGACCGACGCGCCGCTGACCTCCGTGCCGGCCCGCTCGGCGGCCTCGGCGGCGGCGAGGTAGACGGGCAGGACGTCCGCGGTCAGGTGGCCGGACAGGTCGTGCCCCAGGCCCAGCGCGGACGCCATCGACGGCAGCACGGCGGCCGACGCGGCGGCGTAGCCGCGGGCGGACGGGTGGTAGCGGTCCTCGCTGAACATCGCGAGCGGGTCGGCGGCGAACTCGCGGCCGAGCAGGTCGCCGAGCGACACCGAGCGGCCGCCGCGCTCGACGACGGCGATCGTCTGGGCGGCGGCGAGCTGCCGGCTCGCGCGCCGGGCGAACCAGCGCAGCGGCGGCATCAGCGACTTCACGGAGCCGAGGTCGGGGCAGGTGCCGACGACGACCTCGCTCCCGGCGCCGCGCAGCCGCTCCACCGCGCGGGCCAGGTGCCGCACGGACTCGGCGGCCGGGACCCGCCCCGTCACGTCGTTCGCGCCGATCATGATGACGGCGACGTCGGGACGGGTCTGCAGGGCCTGGTCG
The sequence above is a segment of the Actinomadura coerulea genome. Coding sequences within it:
- a CDS encoding SGNH/GDSL hydrolase family protein, which codes for MWRAFTARRIAAAAAYGGGGITALGGITFGLLLMQARLARRTILARPNGDPPIADGLYGGTRGGEPLSLVMLGDSTAAGLGVHTPEETPAALLAAGLSAIAGRPVRLTNVARSGSRSQALDGQADQALQTRPDVAVIMIGANDVTGRVPAAESVRHLARAVERLRGAGSEVVVGTCPDLGSVKSLMPPLRWFARRASRQLAAAQTIAVVERGGRSVSLGDLLGREFAADPLAMFSEDRYHPSARGYAAASAAVLPSMASALGLGHDLSGHLTADVLPVYLAAAEAAERAGTEVSGASVAGLERGPRGRWATLRYPLRRPALRRPALRRPRRHAAERLPREDGAALTEPEPARSPVAGPGRPWHLPGLRPRWRWPDRWRRSHSPAPGVPDTWGGGHQTAGTSPR
- a CDS encoding DUF4287 domain-containing protein; this translates as MSLNHSPETHSKLIARIPQVTGRDIPEWFTTIENGPSFTRCEERSTWLAEEHNLSHGYAAALVREHERTRRARHY
- a CDS encoding acetyl-CoA C-acetyltransferase, which gives rise to MPEAVIVATARSPIGRAFKGSLKDIRPDDLTAQMVTAAMAKVPQLDPSQIDDLLLGCGLPGGEQGYNMGRVVSVLLGWDNVPGATITRYCSSSLQTTRMALHAIRAGEADVIVSAGVETVSRFAKGSSDGLPDTQNPLFADAQGRTAKTGEGGAPVWHDPREDGALPDIYIAMGQTAENVAALRGVSRQAQDEFGVRSQNLAEKALANGFWEKDITPVTLPDGSVVAKDDGPRPGTTYEKVSQLKPVFRPDGTVTAGNCCPLNDGAAAVVVMSDTKAAELGITPLARIVSTGVTGLSPEIMGLGPVEASRRALAKAGMTIDDIDLVEINEAFAAQVLPSADELGIDHDKLNVNGGAIAVGHPFGMTGARITSTLLNGLRFHDKQFGLETMCVGGGQGMAMVLERLS